One region of Spiroplasma endosymbiont of Asaphidion curtum genomic DNA includes:
- a CDS encoding ABC transporter ATP-binding protein — protein MKFSIIVERLIKNYRNFKLNDISFKVSSGKMHAIIGASGSGKTITIKSLVGGINYDKGKIYINGQNAKNSLAKQTIGYVPEFTKFPRNITTYRFLKSLAKMNGLKNKQIKWRLQSLMQEFNIWEFRNKNMNAFSSGMKKKVMLIQGIIHNPDILILDEPEANLDTTTRKQILGYLRTLVNQGKTVFFSTHLLNEVKDVIDECSIIYLGNLLYSGPISGFQLTNSFVIECEDNEAMVAFFKDNDVDYFVREASNDLFFKLKNSLEINKIFLYAIEYNLIIYRIEPYTIDLDFFYNTLNSEKFNL, from the coding sequence ATGAAATTTTCAATTATTGTTGAACGATTAATAAAAAATTATCGGAATTTTAAACTTAATGATATATCATTTAAAGTTAGTAGTGGAAAGATGCATGCTATTATTGGCGCTAGTGGTAGTGGGAAAACAATTACGATTAAATCATTAGTTGGTGGTATTAATTATGATAAGGGTAAAATTTATATAAATGGTCAAAATGCTAAAAACTCATTAGCAAAACAAACTATTGGGTATGTTCCAGAGTTTACTAAATTTCCTCGTAATATTACAACTTATCGTTTTTTAAAATCACTAGCTAAAATGAATGGTTTAAAAAATAAACAGATTAAATGAAGATTACAATCATTAATGCAAGAATTTAATATTTGAGAATTTCGTAATAAAAATATGAATGCTTTTTCTAGCGGTATGAAAAAGAAAGTAATGTTAATTCAGGGAATTATTCATAATCCGGATATTTTAATTTTAGATGAACCTGAAGCAAATTTAGATACAACAACAAGAAAACAAATTTTAGGTTATTTAAGAACACTAGTCAATCAAGGTAAGACGGTCTTTTTTTCAACTCATTTATTAAATGAAGTCAAGGATGTTATTGATGAATGTTCAATTATTTATCTAGGTAATTTATTATATAGTGGTCCAATTAGTGGTTTTCAATTAACAAATTCATTTGTTATTGAATGTGAGGATAATGAAGCGATGGTGGCATTTTTTAAAGATAATGATGTTGACTATTTTGTTAGAGAAGCAAGTAATGACCTTTTCTTTAAATTAAAAAATTCGTTAGAAATTAATAAAATCTTTCTTTACGCGATTGAATATAATCTAATTATTTATCGAATTGAACCATATACGATTGATTTAGATTTCTTTTATAATACTTTAAATAGTGAAAAATTTAATTTGTAG
- a CDS encoding ABC transporter permease: protein MKFLSRNSFLPIFNFALRKILVSLLTLVIEIIASLSLVIATIVLFIQSENDNDSFLVNFQYIILIFLNLLLFLFIVLNVVRIISEEIADGTFLLLISKPYSRFKILFSKYLSLLFVVFLFIAINLGITILLGYVISAINNKHTQFILLLNMMTKLMLFSLFLSFVVLSGSILTALIFSSNIVFLILVVFSSMFLLGGLPYSLIKEISNKQTVNIGNDAFDINSIKEIMLFNDAIKKPENKQTNIKIKYSKLVTEIFDFYNKYEYEQLTASNLMMINNERIAMYKKFDLYTDEIKTFTANGIIKQWTGDLLTNLKGKDVNLHIQFKTYFKTLEQLDASNEYQHELIQLINNDLSPQVVELTKDKKVSLMEIDINENAPIISKTYIEVNGKKISNWSPFTVFRENYNYEFDEELSEKYNDLFSNKVYFAIQELDNNILVKVRYLKLLTNQSLSISKNWDAYQSLMKTYRIISFVNLFEHWNQMWTTFLGFNDFFFNSTGNSYIDFDKQKNYLNSYRDFEIITNDAGHIEVQKINHILNSTAMAIGYGILAMLLNLGSVLVIKRRDII from the coding sequence ATGAAATTTTTATCAAGAAATAGTTTTTTACCAATTTTTAATTTTGCTTTAAGAAAAATATTGGTTTCCTTGCTAACATTAGTAATTGAAATTATTGCTTCATTAAGTCTTGTAATAGCAACAATAGTTCTTTTTATTCAGTCAGAAAATGATAATGATAGTTTTTTAGTAAATTTTCAATATATTATTTTAATATTTTTAAATTTATTATTATTTCTTTTTATTGTTTTAAATGTGGTTCGAATTATTAGTGAAGAAATAGCTGATGGAACATTTTTGTTATTAATATCTAAACCTTATTCACGATTTAAAATATTATTTTCTAAATATCTAAGTTTATTATTTGTAGTTTTTTTATTTATTGCGATTAATTTAGGAATAACTATTTTATTAGGTTATGTTATTAGTGCTATTAATAATAAACACACGCAATTTATTTTACTTTTAAATATGATGACAAAATTAATGCTTTTTTCATTATTTCTTAGTTTTGTTGTGTTATCAGGTTCAATATTAACAGCTTTAATATTTTCATCAAATATTGTTTTTTTAATATTAGTTGTTTTTAGCAGTATGTTTTTATTAGGCGGATTACCATATTCTTTAATTAAAGAAATTAGTAATAAACAAACAGTTAATATTGGTAACGATGCTTTTGATATTAATAGTATTAAAGAAATAATGTTATTTAATGATGCTATCAAAAAACCTGAAAATAAACAAACTAATATTAAAATTAAATACTCTAAATTAGTAACTGAGATTTTTGATTTTTATAATAAATATGAGTATGAACAACTTACAGCATCAAATTTAATGATGATTAATAATGAAAGAATAGCAATGTATAAAAAATTTGATTTATATACTGATGAAATTAAGACATTTACTGCTAACGGTATTATTAAACAATGAACAGGAGACCTTCTTACGAATTTAAAAGGTAAAGATGTTAACTTGCATATTCAATTCAAAACATACTTTAAAACATTAGAACAATTAGATGCTAGTAATGAATATCAACATGAACTAATACAACTTATTAATAATGATTTATCACCACAAGTTGTTGAACTAACTAAAGATAAAAAAGTTTCGTTAATGGAAATAGATATTAACGAAAATGCTCCAATTATTAGTAAAACATATATTGAAGTTAACGGCAAAAAAATATCTAATTGAAGTCCATTTACTGTTTTCAGAGAGAATTATAATTATGAATTTGATGAGGAGTTATCTGAAAAATATAATGATTTATTTAGTAATAAGGTATATTTTGCAATTCAAGAATTGGATAATAATATTTTAGTGAAAGTTCGTTATTTGAAATTATTAACTAATCAATCATTATCAATAAGTAAAAATTGGGATGCTTATCAATCATTAATGAAGACATATCGCATTATTAGTTTTGTTAATCTTTTTGAACATTGAAATCAAATGTGGACAACATTTTTAGGATTTAATGATTTCTTTTTTAATTCCACAGGTAATTCATATATTGATTTTGATAAACAAAAAAATTATTTAAATTCATATCGTGATTTTGAAATTATAACAAATGATGCAGGACATATTGAAGTTCAAAAGATTAATCACATTTTAAATTCAACGGCAATGGCAATTGGTTATGGAATATTAGCAATGCTATTAAATTTAGGTTCGGTTTTAGTTATTAAACGAAGGGATATTATTTAG
- a CDS encoding septation ring formation regulator EzrA, with the protein MRLFISLKEWNWYHWIITGLILLLIFTLIIWQILLFILHQRKFLEGKIINCLEIIKLLPLRQRLYRLSEIASYHHEFETILSYWIFLYESNSQELLALINESLIILKQDQQDINKFSLYKLKQLLAKINKLNKKSRALLLDYENALKIELTQREQASLYKSFFNQLVNNATKLQIHVAINPKKLDYLINVLQNMLYNFEIELTKGVFLKSYQILDKIAIGLISFTEILNKIPQLLTIVYKVIPKQLKQMTTLYMNKGNDIVLQEQFANLFDDVNLQVQQVKKLLDNLQYKKGQVRVEKILVLLANFNYQTQKEKELKTIFSTYYDPIIKVVELIENSFKNLKKELVQIETVYLFLPMEKEIINNSQKLVKNLSSQMNELIVIMNQTKTNSYHQLVKLQVKILENALKTQVHLEQVYKLITQKTEEEKQLKQLLSHLGILLMQLNAKLNKITYQKIAYTFKDRISDVYNSFSELKELISISDDLQEQKRLLRKLYLLKDNIYKLHSKIKNIAIIDQLIQRAIVYGYKFCTIDDSVNNKIKSAQLIYNNANYEDALQLVLQALEYSHEHRLYKRLQKG; encoded by the coding sequence ATGAGATTATTTATTAGTTTAAAAGAATGAAATTGATATCATTGAATAATAACCGGGTTAATTTTATTGTTAATATTTACTCTTATAATATGACAAATATTATTATTTATTTTACATCAAAGAAAATTTTTAGAAGGTAAAATCATTAATTGTTTAGAAATAATTAAATTATTACCACTTCGTCAAAGACTATATCGGTTATCAGAAATTGCTAGTTATCATCACGAATTTGAAACAATTTTATCATATTGAATTTTTCTTTATGAAAGCAATAGTCAAGAATTATTAGCATTAATAAATGAATCATTAATAATTTTAAAACAAGATCAGCAAGATATTAATAAATTTAGTTTATATAAGTTAAAACAATTATTAGCAAAAATTAATAAGTTAAATAAAAAATCACGCGCCTTATTATTAGATTATGAAAATGCTCTTAAAATTGAATTAACCCAACGCGAACAAGCATCATTATATAAAAGTTTTTTTAATCAGTTAGTTAATAATGCTACTAAATTACAAATTCATGTGGCAATAAATCCTAAAAAATTAGATTATTTAATTAATGTTTTACAAAATATGTTATATAACTTTGAAATTGAACTAACTAAAGGAGTATTTTTGAAGTCATATCAAATTCTTGATAAGATTGCTATTGGTTTAATTTCATTTACAGAAATTTTAAATAAAATTCCGCAGTTATTAACGATTGTATATAAAGTTATTCCTAAGCAATTAAAACAAATGACTACTTTATATATGAATAAAGGAAATGATATTGTTCTTCAAGAGCAGTTTGCTAATTTATTTGATGATGTTAATCTTCAAGTTCAGCAAGTTAAAAAATTATTAGATAATTTACAATATAAAAAAGGACAAGTCAGAGTTGAAAAAATTCTGGTTTTGCTAGCTAATTTTAATTATCAAACGCAAAAAGAAAAAGAATTAAAAACAATTTTTTCAACTTACTATGACCCAATCATTAAAGTAGTTGAACTAATTGAAAATAGTTTTAAAAATTTAAAAAAAGAGTTAGTACAAATTGAAACCGTTTATTTATTTTTGCCAATGGAAAAAGAAATAATTAATAATAGTCAAAAATTAGTTAAGAATTTAAGTTCGCAAATGAATGAATTAATTGTGATTATGAATCAAACAAAAACTAATTCTTATCATCAATTAGTTAAACTGCAAGTAAAAATTTTAGAAAATGCTTTAAAAACTCAAGTTCATTTAGAACAAGTATATAAATTAATAACGCAAAAAACTGAAGAAGAAAAACAATTAAAACAGTTGCTTTCGCATTTAGGAATTCTATTAATGCAATTAAATGCTAAGTTAAATAAAATTACTTATCAAAAAATTGCATATACTTTCAAAGACCGGATTAGTGATGTTTATAACTCATTTTCGGAACTTAAGGAATTAATTAGTATTAGTGATGATTTACAAGAACAAAAGCGATTATTACGCAAGTTATATTTATTAAAAGATAATATTTATAAATTGCATAGTAAAATCAAAAATATTGCTATCATTGATCAATTAATTCAACGAGCAATTGTATATGGTTATAAATTTTGTACTATTGATGATAGTGTTAACAATAAAATTAAAAGTGCACAATTAATTTATAACAATGCTAATTATGAAGATGCATTACAGTTAGTATTACAAGCATTAGAATATTCGCATGAGCATCGTTTATATAAAAGATTGCAAAAAGGATAA
- the thiI gene encoding tRNA uracil 4-sulfurtransferase ThiI — MNDTILIRYGELSTKGKNCYLFINQLEKNLKVKLIAFKHLNIVTTHSRMLIYLNEHQTNPVEIEQITNIIRNTFGITSFSFAKQVIKDLNVIQKEILTLISNLEFKSFKLDINRIDKKFYCNSLEIINVIAGLILDYKKDCQVDLTNPQLTIYLEIQIDNAFVMLNKITGLKGYPVGIAGKVLLLMSGGIDSPVSAYLLMKRGLEVHYLHFITPPYTKDESLQKVINLVKTLGVYGGNVVSKLYICNFSSLQQELKHIPLSSYQITIMRRMFMRIANHLARKLRIKILATGDSLGQVASQTIESLSVIADASDMVILRPLITYDKNEIINIAKNINTYETSIIPFKDCCSLFVPQDPVIKPIIGIVKKQEQSILWEEILALTVENNITKQEINFLEKK, encoded by the coding sequence ATGAATGATACTATTTTAATTCGTTATGGTGAATTATCAACTAAAGGTAAGAATTGTTATTTATTTATTAACCAGTTAGAAAAAAATTTAAAAGTTAAGTTAATAGCATTTAAACATTTAAATATTGTCACAACACATAGTCGGATGTTGATTTATTTAAATGAACATCAAACTAATCCTGTTGAAATTGAACAAATTACTAATATTATTAGAAATACTTTTGGAATTACTTCATTTTCTTTTGCTAAACAAGTTATTAAAGATTTAAATGTTATTCAGAAGGAAATTTTGACATTGATTAGTAATTTAGAATTTAAATCATTTAAATTGGATATTAATCGTATTGATAAAAAATTTTATTGTAATTCTTTAGAAATAATTAATGTTATTGCTGGATTAATTTTAGATTATAAAAAAGATTGTCAAGTTGATTTAACAAATCCACAATTAACGATATATTTAGAAATTCAAATTGATAATGCTTTTGTTATGTTAAATAAAATTACCGGATTAAAAGGTTATCCTGTTGGTATTGCTGGAAAAGTATTATTACTTATGAGTGGTGGCATTGATTCACCAGTTAGTGCTTATTTATTAATGAAACGAGGATTGGAAGTTCATTATTTACATTTTATAACCCCTCCATATACTAAAGATGAATCATTACAAAAAGTTATTAATTTAGTTAAAACCTTAGGAGTTTATGGCGGTAATGTTGTTTCAAAATTATATATATGTAATTTTAGTAGTTTACAACAAGAGTTAAAACATATTCCTTTATCATCGTATCAGATTACAATTATGCGTCGAATGTTTATGCGCATTGCTAATCATTTAGCAAGAAAATTGCGTATTAAAATTTTAGCAACTGGTGATTCTTTAGGACAAGTAGCATCACAAACAATTGAAAGTTTATCAGTTATTGCTGATGCTAGTGATATGGTAATTTTGCGACCATTAATTACTTATGATAAAAATGAAATTATTAATATTGCTAAAAATATTAATACTTATGAAACATCAATTATTCCTTTTAAGGATTGTTGTTCATTATTTGTTCCTCAAGACCCAGTAATTAAACCAATAATTGGTATTGTTAAGAAACAAGAGCAAAGCATTTTGTGAGAAGAAATTTTAGCATTAACAGTTGAAAATAATATTACAAAACAAGAGATTAATTTTCTTGAAAAAAAGTAG
- a CDS encoding DNA polymerase III subunit alpha codes for MKIIINLNVHSEYSLLSSPLKLKDYFKFAIKNNLLILALTDKNTMFGAMRFYEQCQKYNIKPIIGIDIDVLDIAHNLKLELIVIAKNQQGYEQLCLISSIIAISNNSTISCEQLLEHLNEIIVIFKPQNALAMSLTMQSEYLTRIQKKALTYMGINQNNVSNIQYWIDKHQLVVPCNLVKYLQPDDKQTLQLIEAIKEQKSLAETNVNDFSDYHYLLSFDNGYEQILITNLQQLINNVNLHLQLNIKENMLQYPTPIGVNSNEYLQNLCLQRLQNNKEINNNQRYQQRLSYELSIICEMGFANYFLIVYDYVKYAREQNIMVGPGRGSVAGSLVAFLLQISTVDPIKYDLIFERFLNPQRISMPDIDIDFQDDRREEVIKYLVGKYGKNNVAQIITFQTITCKIALKDTGRVLNIPLDIIDKISKAVPLDLNLDLSLAVSKIEILQVYMTQYPQLFLLAKKIIGLPRQFGTHAAGVVLSQLPIMQIVPIQKGYNNIYLTQYSMNHLESLGLLKMDLLGLRNLTILKQILDMINKDLSMMISLDKISLNDGKTYQLLSEGYTAGIFQLESKGMQQILVTMQPKTLEDIVVTSSLFRPGPQEYIKTYIKRRLKQEAVCYLHPDLEPILKTTYGIIVYQEQIILIAQKIANFSLAKADILRRAISKKNQNEMTLLSKEFIASGVANGYDEKTVKQIYDDINQFASYGFNRSHAVSYSLLGYWMAYLKANYALQFMCALLTSVVASANKIEQYLKECQRYHLKILPPSVNYSAENFIIENNMLRVPLTIIKQVGMAMYEAICVERETNGQYTDYFSFVARMVLKGLNTLVLEALIAAGALDEFKFSRKTMKLNMTLAFRYAQLIQVSTNDNITLNYDLVAMPNLKQEPDNLLEKAQDELKYFGFYLQTHPLLLIKKQLQLEKEIIKLQNLDKLINWKVKVLVLINRVKQIKTKDGQYMCFLTVSDDYGTSNVTVFSNIYAQYQEQLKENNIVLINATVEKYNDKIHLVLRTLKVISI; via the coding sequence GTGAAAATAATTATTAATTTAAATGTTCATAGTGAGTATTCACTATTAAGTTCACCGTTAAAATTAAAAGATTATTTTAAGTTTGCAATTAAAAATAATCTTTTAATTTTAGCATTGACTGATAAGAATACAATGTTTGGGGCGATGCGATTTTATGAACAATGTCAAAAATATAATATTAAACCAATTATTGGTATTGATATTGATGTGTTAGATATTGCTCATAATCTGAAATTAGAATTAATTGTTATTGCTAAAAATCAGCAAGGTTATGAACAACTTTGTCTTATTTCTTCAATAATTGCTATTTCTAATAATTCAACAATTAGTTGTGAGCAATTATTAGAACATCTAAATGAAATTATTGTTATTTTTAAACCACAAAATGCTTTAGCAATGTCTTTAACAATGCAATCGGAATATTTAACAAGAATTCAAAAAAAGGCTCTCACATATATGGGAATTAATCAGAATAATGTTAGTAATATTCAATATTGAATTGATAAGCATCAATTAGTTGTTCCTTGTAATTTAGTGAAATATTTACAACCTGATGATAAACAAACATTACAGTTAATTGAGGCTATTAAGGAACAAAAATCGTTAGCAGAAACTAATGTTAATGATTTTAGTGATTATCATTATTTATTATCATTTGATAATGGATATGAACAAATATTAATAACTAATTTGCAACAGTTAATTAATAATGTTAATTTACACTTACAACTTAATATTAAGGAAAATATGTTACAGTATCCGACACCGATTGGTGTTAATAGCAATGAATATTTGCAAAACTTATGTTTACAACGATTACAAAATAATAAGGAAATTAATAATAATCAGCGTTATCAACAACGATTATCTTATGAATTATCAATTATTTGTGAAATGGGTTTTGCTAATTATTTTCTTATTGTTTATGATTATGTTAAATATGCTCGTGAGCAAAATATTATGGTTGGTCCGGGAAGAGGTTCTGTTGCTGGGAGTTTAGTAGCATTTTTATTACAAATTTCTACTGTTGACCCAATAAAATATGATTTAATTTTTGAAAGGTTTTTAAATCCGCAACGAATATCAATGCCAGATATTGATATTGATTTTCAAGATGATCGTCGCGAAGAAGTAATAAAATATTTAGTTGGAAAATATGGTAAAAATAATGTTGCCCAAATTATTACTTTTCAAACAATTACTTGTAAAATTGCCCTTAAAGATACAGGAAGAGTATTAAATATTCCTTTAGATATTATTGATAAAATCAGTAAAGCGGTACCATTAGATTTAAATTTAGATTTATCATTAGCTGTTAGTAAAATTGAAATTTTACAAGTGTATATGACACAATATCCGCAGTTATTTTTATTAGCAAAAAAAATTATTGGTTTACCTCGACAATTTGGAACGCATGCTGCTGGTGTTGTTTTATCACAATTACCAATAATGCAAATTGTTCCAATTCAAAAAGGTTATAATAATATCTATTTAACGCAATATTCAATGAATCATTTAGAATCATTAGGGTTATTAAAAATGGATCTTTTAGGTTTAAGAAATTTAACAATTTTAAAACAAATTCTTGATATGATTAATAAAGATTTATCAATGATGATTAGTTTAGATAAAATATCTTTAAATGATGGTAAAACATATCAATTATTAAGTGAAGGATATACAGCTGGTATTTTTCAGTTAGAGTCTAAAGGAATGCAACAAATTTTAGTGACCATGCAACCCAAAACTTTAGAAGATATTGTTGTTACTAGTTCATTATTTCGCCCTGGTCCGCAAGAATATATTAAGACATATATTAAAAGAAGGTTAAAACAAGAAGCGGTTTGCTATTTACATCCTGATTTAGAACCAATATTAAAAACAACTTATGGAATTATTGTTTATCAAGAACAAATTATTTTAATTGCGCAAAAAATTGCTAATTTTTCATTAGCAAAAGCTGATATTTTAAGAAGAGCAATTAGTAAAAAAAATCAAAACGAGATGACCTTATTAAGTAAAGAATTTATTGCTTCTGGTGTTGCTAATGGTTATGATGAAAAAACTGTTAAGCAAATTTATGATGATATTAATCAGTTTGCTAGTTATGGTTTTAATCGAAGTCATGCGGTATCATATTCATTACTAGGTTATTGAATGGCTTATTTGAAAGCCAATTATGCATTACAATTTATGTGTGCATTATTAACTAGTGTTGTTGCTAGTGCTAATAAAATTGAACAATATCTTAAAGAATGTCAAAGGTATCATCTAAAAATATTGCCACCGTCAGTTAATTATTCAGCAGAAAATTTTATTATTGAAAATAATATGCTTAGAGTGCCATTAACGATAATTAAACAAGTGGGAATGGCAATGTATGAAGCAATATGTGTTGAAAGAGAAACTAATGGACAATATACTGATTATTTCTCGTTTGTGGCGAGAATGGTGCTTAAAGGCTTAAATACACTCGTATTAGAAGCATTAATTGCTGCTGGAGCTTTAGATGAATTTAAATTCTCACGAAAAACCATGAAATTAAATATGACACTAGCTTTTCGTTATGCACAATTAATTCAGGTATCAACTAATGATAATATTACCCTAAATTATGATTTGGTAGCGATGCCTAATTTAAAACAAGAACCAGATAATTTATTAGAAAAAGCTCAAGATGAATTAAAATATTTCGGTTTCTATTTACAAACCCATCCTTTATTGTTAATTAAAAAGCAATTACAATTAGAGAAAGAAATTATTAAATTACAAAATTTAGATAAATTGATTAATTGAAAGGTTAAAGTATTAGTTCTTATTAATCGTGTTAAACAAATTAAAACTAAAGATGGCCAGTATATGTGTTTTTTAACAGTAAGTGATGATTATGGAACAAGTAATGTGACAGTTTTTAGTAACATATATGCTCAATACCAAGAACAACTTAAAGAAAATAATATTGTTTTAATTAATGCTACTGTTGAAAAGTATAATGATAAAATTCATTTAGTTTTACGAACTTTAAAAGTAATAAGTATTTAA
- a CDS encoding IS5 family transposase (programmed frameshift), whose protein sequence is MKFDKFNFINDKELLRLTGIKQSTFNKMLNILKEAELKKFKRGGKNNKLSLENRLLMTLSYWREYRTYFHLGKSFDISEASCYRNIKWIEDILIKHPDFQQLAGKKALINDYFNDKTIIIDATETPIQRPKKTQKQSYSGKKKKHTIKTQVIIEKESKIIIATNFSLGKKHDFCLFKESKIPILKNTKLIVDNGYQGIQKIHSNVLIPKKKTKKNPLNKEQKHNNKLISKMRIIIENIFAILKKFKIITEKYRNRRKRFSLRFNLIASIYNLQL, encoded by the exons ATGAAATTTGATAAATTTAATTTTATTAATGATAAAGAATTATTACGATTAACTGGAATAAAGCAAAGTACTTTTAATAAAATGTTAAATATTTTAAAAGAAGCTGAGTTAAAAAAGTTTAAAAGAGGTGGTAAAAATAATAAATTATCATTAGAAAATAGATTATTGATGACTTTATCATATTGACGAGAATATCGTACTTATTTTCATCTTGGTAAAAGTTTTGATATTAGTGAAGCTAGTTGTTATCGAAATATCAAGTGAATTGAAGATATTTTAATCAAACATCCTGATTTTCAACAACTTGCTGGTAAAAAAGCATTAATAAATGATTATTTTAATGATAAAACAATTATTATTGATGCTACAGAAACACCCATTCAACGCCCAAAAAAGAC ACAAAAACAATCTTATTCAGGAAAAAAGAAAAAACACACTATTAAAACACAAGTAATTATTGAAAAAGAAAGCAAAATAATTATTGCAACAAATTTTTCTCTCGGTAAAAAGCATGATTTTTGTTTATTTAAAGAATCAAAAATCCCAATTTTAAAAAATACTAAATTAATAGTTGATAATGGTTATCAAGGAATACAAAAAATTCATAGTAATGTTCTAATACCTAAGAAAAAAACAAAGAAAAACCCTTTAAATAAAGAACAAAAACATAATAATAAATTAATTTCAAAAATGAGAATTATTATTGAAAATATTTTTGCTATTCTTAAAAAATTTAAAATTATTACTGAAAAATATCGTAATCGTAGAAAACGATTTAGTTTAAGATTTAATTTAATTGCTTCAATTTATAATTTGCAATTATAG
- a CDS encoding IS5 family transposase (programmed frameshift), whose protein sequence is MKFDKFNFINDKELLRLTGIKQSTFNKMLNILKEAELKKFKRGGKNNKLSLENRLLMTLSYWREYRTYFHLGKSFDISEASCYRNIKWIEDILIKHPDFQQLAGKKALINDYFNDKTIIIDATETPIQRPKKTQKQSYSGKKKKHTIKTQVIIEKESKIIIATNFSLGKKHDFCLFKESKIPILKNTKLIVDNGYQGIQKIHSNVLIPKKKTKKNPLNKEQKHNNKLISKMRIIIENIFAILKKFKIITEKYRNRRKRFSLRFNLIASIYNLQL, encoded by the exons ATGAAATTTGATAAATTTAATTTTATTAATGATAAAGAATTATTACGATTAACTGGAATAAAGCAAAGTACTTTTAATAAAATGTTAAATATTTTAAAAGAAGCTGAGTTAAAAAAGTTTAAAAGAGGTGGTAAAAATAATAAATTATCATTAGAAAATAGATTATTGATGACTTTATCATATTGACGAGAATATCGTACTTATTTTCATCTTGGTAAAAGTTTTGATATTAGTGAAGCTAGTTGTTATCGAAATATCAAGTGAATTGAAGATATTTTAATCAAACATCCTGATTTTCAACAACTTGCTGGTAAAAAAGCATTAATAAATGATTATTTTAATGATAAAACAATTATTATTGATGCTACAGAAACACCCATTCAACGCCCAAAAAAGAC ACAAAAACAATCTTATTCAGGAAAAAAGAAAAAACACACTATTAAAACACAAGTAATTATTGAAAAAGAAAGCAAAATAATTATTGCAACAAATTTTTCTCTCGGCAAAAAGCATGATTTTTGTTTATTTAAAGAATCAAAAATCCCAATTTTAAAAAATACTAAATTAATAGTTGATAATGGTTATCAAGGAATACAAAAAATTCATAGTAATGTTCTAATACCTAAGAAAAAAACAAAGAAAAACCCTTTAAATAAAGAACAAAAACATAATAATAAATTAATTTCAAAAATGAGAATTATTATTGAAAATATTTTTGCTATTCTTAAAAAATTTAAAATTATTACTGAAAAATATCGTAATCGTAGAAAACGATTTAGTTTAAGATTTAATTTAATTGCTTCAATTTATAATTTGCAATTATAG
- a CDS encoding deoxynucleoside kinase — protein sequence MRIILSGVVGAGKSTISEELSKRYADYLLMNEPVKENPYLDEYYRNPQQIAFKMQVYMLMARSQQLKLTKGKTNVIFDRSVMEDVIFVEVLKELQLINVTDYQVYCDFYHNVVLDSIYLDNLITPDLIVFLRVSSSTAIQRIKVRARASELLIDENYWVLLNEKYEQWYEKHKTKFNFLVIESDNKSIDEITNIIIDKLK from the coding sequence ATGCGAATTATATTATCAGGAGTAGTGGGAGCTGGGAAGTCAACTATTAGTGAAGAATTATCAAAAAGATATGCGGATTATTTATTAATGAATGAGCCAGTAAAGGAAAATCCATATTTAGATGAATATTATCGTAATCCGCAACAAATAGCTTTTAAAATGCAAGTATATATGTTAATGGCACGAAGTCAACAATTAAAGTTAACTAAGGGTAAAACAAATGTAATTTTTGATCGTAGTGTGATGGAAGATGTTATTTTTGTTGAAGTGTTAAAAGAATTACAACTTATTAATGTTACTGATTATCAGGTTTATTGTGACTTTTATCATAATGTGGTTTTAGATAGCATTTATTTAGATAATTTAATTACTCCGGACTTAATTGTTTTTTTACGCGTGTCTTCATCAACAGCAATTCAACGCATAAAAGTTCGTGCCCGAGCTAGTGAATTATTAATTGATGAAAATTATTGAGTTTTATTAAATGAGAAGTATGAACAATGATATGAAAAACATAAAACTAAGTTTAATTTTTTAGTTATTGAAAGTGATAATAAGTCAATTGATGAAATAACTAATATTATTATTGATAAATTAAAATAA